A segment of the Nostoc sp. TCL26-01 genome:
GGGGACATAATCTTCTCAAACACAACAAAACAGAATTAGAGCGTATGGTTGTCTGTGTCAAACCATTTCTGTTTAATTTGTGATAATTTTGGGGAATTTTAAAGTTCAGATTTATCTCTAGTCAATTCAATGCTAATTTTCCCGCCAAAATCGGGAATGGGTGCGGCTGGTTTGGTGACAATGACTTTGACTTGTGTGACTTGAGTGCTTTGTTGGATAATGGCATCAGCGATCGCACCCGCTAAACGTTCAATCAAAGCAAACTTAGCCGTCTTCACCAAGTCTTGTATCAAGTTAATAACACTGCGATAATCAAGAGTATCAGCGATCGCATCAGTCTTGGCAGCTGTAGACAGATCCAACCATAAGGTTACATCCACCTCAAACCATTGTCCTAGTATCTGCTCCTCTGGTAAAAAACCAGTAT
Coding sequences within it:
- the folB gene encoding dihydroneopterin aldolase — its product is MDCIHLTGIRCYGYTGFLPEEQILGQWFEVDVTLWLDLSTAAKTDAIADTLDYRSVINLIQDLVKTAKFALIERLAGAIADAIIQQSTQVTQVKVIVTKPAAPIPDFGGKISIELTRDKSEL